The window GTTCTAATCTTCCTCCATAGGCCAGCCTGTTGCAATAATCTATGATTTCATCCAAGCAGCGGTAGTGCTCGCTCAGGAACATGCCCCGTTCCGGGTAGGGATTGCCGTTAGAATCGTACTTCTGGTACCTGCACGCCCGCTGCGCGATGGCCATGACACACCCGCTTGACACTGTAATGCCTTTTGCTTTAATTTCGTCGTACTTTTTATCGAGATCGTCTGCTTGCTTTATAACCTCGTGCCTCACAAGGTTTCCAATATCAACCGGTTTGGGGATTTTACATACCGGCTCGATTTGCAGAAGATCACCTACCACAACGGCCTTTCGGGCCAGGGCAAATGCTGGAGCAGCCAGGTTGGGTAGCACCTGTCCCGCCTCGTCGATGATCAAAAGATCGGCAAAATTATACAGGGGAAAAATCCTCTGCTCAGAATAGCTCCGCGGCGGAGGTGCAGAAAGAATCTTTGGCAGTATGTAAAGCGTAGACACCATGCAGGGCGTAAGCATGGCGTAAAGCTTGAGCTTTCTCTCCACTCTTTCCTTGCCCGTAGGCATCCGGCCGCTTTCATTAAGCTGGTGCAGAAGCTCGACTTCCTTAAGCCACCGGGCTTCCCAGTAGTGGGTCGCCAGCAAAAAAGCCTTGTGACGCGGGGTTACGTCAAGGTCATTTAGGAAGCTGCCCAGGTTTTTTACCTCTTCTTCAAATTCCGCCAGTTTGGGCATCAGTTTCAGGACGCTTTCACGGGCTGTTTCAATGTTTTTCTTTTCCGCTGTTATTTGTCGGCTGTCTTCATTGAGGCGAAGCTTTTCTTTTTTCTTCAGTTCTTTACTATTCAGGGCAGCCTGCATCCCGGCTGAAATGAAATAACTAATTTCGCCGTTTGCCTGTTCTAATCCGTGATATTGTACGAACGCGGCCAGCCGGGCCTGGCGTCTCCTTTTGACAACAGGAAGGAACCAGGCCAACTTCCACCAGAAAGGTTCGCTCTTCTGATGGAGCCTCCATGCTCTATCAAGATTAAGCCACTTTTCACACTCAATAGAAATTACAGAAATGCTTTTTTCCACTTCGATTATTTGGTTCCGCAATTCTGTCTCCCGGGCCTCAACTTTTTTAAGGTGTTCGCCAAGCGCGCCAGGCAGGTCTTTGAAGTCTATACCATCCAGGCCAAACCTTTTCCTGATATCATCCAGCTCATCCAATACGTGCTTATACCTGGAAAGAACTTCTTTCTTTTTGCCGACAGACTCTCGAATCAGGAGCACGCATTTTTCAAGCTCCCGGTGCAGTATGCAAAGTGCCGTGTCAATTGACTGGGGCTTGGCACCAAAACATTGTTCGAACTTTTTCATAAAGAAGTCGGATGCCGCTAAAAGATATCCCCGCTCCTCCACTTTTCCTGGAAACCCAGAGTTGGCAGGAAAATAATAAAAATTGGTTGAGGCAACCTGAAAGCGGGAATTTGCCTCATTGAACAGATTTGCTGCTGGAAAATATAGGCCATAGCTTTTAACTTCAGGCAGCCATCGTTCGGCCAGCGGATTGCCCGGGTTATGTTCGAGAACTTTTCCGAAGCTGTCGATGATATTGGTTACAGCCTGATTGTTGGCCGATACCGCCACTATTATTGGTGGTTCAGATTGATAAAAGGCAGCCTCCACCCAAAGCGTAGCGATGATACTGTGCAAAAGAGTGGTCTTACCTGTCCCGGGCGGGCCATTGACAGCCAGTATTTCTCCATCCTTTAAAGTTAGAAAATGGTGCAAAGCCTCTCTCTGTGAGGGGGCTAAAGGAAACTTGGCAGTCATCTGGCCGCAATGTTTTGAGGCCTGATCCAGCGTCTGTTCCAGGCCCATTACGGCCGTCACCGGCTCATCGGTCATGGAGAGATACTTTTCTAAAAGCGGAACGTTTCGATTATCGCTGATTATTGCATCATAAAGCTTGATTAGGTGTACCGCGGGATTGTCTACACCGTCGTCAGAAACCACGTAAGCCTTATTATATATCGTGTAATCAGAAACTTTTATATTTCCTACCACGGCTTTAAGCATTTTCTGGCCGTACTCAAGCAGTCCCTGCCAATCTGTACAGGCAATTTCCGGAGAGTTTTCCTGTATAAACTTTTCGACGTCATCCAACCTCCCGACTGTTAAGTCCGCTACTTCGCCGAGCGCCGGTTCCAGCAACTTTCTACTGATCCAGGGATATTTGCCTTGCCTGGGGCGCAATTCAAGCTCAGATGTAAGGTCCGCTGGAATCCAAAGTAATGCCCGGTCTTTCTTCTTTTTTTGACCGTGCTGGGCTTTCCCTTGTAATTGCACCGGACAAACCAGAACACGGGCAGGTTGTTCATTACCTGGTTTTTCAGCTTCTTCAACCTTTAAACCCAATCTTTTTACTGCCTCTTCACTCAGTGATTCTTTGCTAATTTTTCCCGCTCTTAATTCCTCAGAGGTTATTTCCAACACCTCTTCCGGAAGTTCGTCGTCTACCCGTTCGGCATCGATCAAGCTATCCCGCCAATAATTTAGGAGTTCCACATAGCCCGTATGCAAACTCGACCCCCCCGCCAAACAACTATTGCATTTTGTATGCTTCCTCGTCGCAGCGGGAAAGCCCTTCGGGAAATTTGTCTTGTTATGTCGATAACAGTAGACTAGACTTTACAACACCCCCGCCAGCACCGTCCTCCAAAACTCTTCCACCACCCGGGCCGCCTCATGCAGCACCGGCGCGTGCGCCCCGAACATTTGCGCGGTCCAGTCCATACCCCAGACTACTGCAGAAACCAGAACCACTACCGCTGTAATGGAAAAAGCCAGGGAGACGGCCTGTTTCAGCGTCGCCCAGTCCACCCGGGCGGGCCGTGTTGAAAGAGGCGTGTATAATTCCCGCGGGTGGGACTTCTCCCAGGCTTCCTTCACTTTCCGACTTCTCTTTTCCGCGTACATGAGCCGGTCAGCTTCTTTAATGGTAGCCTGGAGGTCCCGCGCACCCTCGGATATGCCCGTGGAAAACCCCACTTCCAGGTTTCCCGTGTCCGGGGCGCAGTGTTTCCACTCCCTGCGCAGGTTTTCCACTACCTTTTCCGCGTCCGCGCGGGCTGTCCCGGGCAAAATCAGTACAAACTCATCGCCGCCCCAGCGAACGGCCAGGTCCCGGCCCTTCAGGTTCTCCACCAGCATTTTCCCGAAAGCAGCCAGAACCCCGTCACCCATTTCGTGACCCAGGATATCATTAACCGGCTTGAAGTTATCCAGATCGATGAAGACCACCGTATAAAAACCCGTGGGGGAGAATCTTTCTAAGAGGTACCGCCTGGTGAAACATCCGGTCAAAGCATCCCGGTAGAAAGCATCCGGGACATCATCTTTAAACTCGCTTACAGATGATGGCAGTTCACAACGCCCCTCACCGCAAGCATTCTCTTCGTATTCTTCATCGATTTCTTTCCGGTCCAGCTCCTCTTCCCGACGCCCAGCTTGAAACTGCGCTTCTTCAATCTGACCTTCCGAATCGCAAATGGTAGCCTCACTCGTCCGAGACTTCCCCAAAAAACGAAGGATGGTGCGTGCCAATCCGGTGATGTCTTTTTTTTCTCTCCGGGCACCCCCGG of the Desulfofundulus luciae genome contains:
- a CDS encoding DEAD/DEAH box helicase, producing the protein MHTGYVELLNYWRDSLIDAERVDDELPEEVLEITSEELRAGKISKESLSEEAVKRLGLKVEEAEKPGNEQPARVLVCPVQLQGKAQHGQKKKKDRALLWIPADLTSELELRPRQGKYPWISRKLLEPALGEVADLTVGRLDDVEKFIQENSPEIACTDWQGLLEYGQKMLKAVVGNIKVSDYTIYNKAYVVSDDGVDNPAVHLIKLYDAIISDNRNVPLLEKYLSMTDEPVTAVMGLEQTLDQASKHCGQMTAKFPLAPSQREALHHFLTLKDGEILAVNGPPGTGKTTLLHSIIATLWVEAAFYQSEPPIIVAVSANNQAVTNIIDSFGKVLEHNPGNPLAERWLPEVKSYGLYFPAANLFNEANSRFQVASTNFYYFPANSGFPGKVEERGYLLAASDFFMKKFEQCFGAKPQSIDTALCILHRELEKCVLLIRESVGKKKEVLSRYKHVLDELDDIRKRFGLDGIDFKDLPGALGEHLKKVEARETELRNQIIEVEKSISVISIECEKWLNLDRAWRLHQKSEPFWWKLAWFLPVVKRRRQARLAAFVQYHGLEQANGEISYFISAGMQAALNSKELKKKEKLRLNEDSRQITAEKKNIETARESVLKLMPKLAEFEEEVKNLGSFLNDLDVTPRHKAFLLATHYWEARWLKEVELLHQLNESGRMPTGKERVERKLKLYAMLTPCMVSTLYILPKILSAPPPRSYSEQRIFPLYNFADLLIIDEAGQVLPNLAAPAFALARKAVVVGDLLQIEPVCKIPKPVDIGNLVRHEVIKQADDLDKKYDEIKAKGITVSSGCVMAIAQRACRYQKYDSNGNPYPERGMFLSEHYRCLDEIIDYCNRLAYGGRLEPKRGSEIPPGALPPFGYLHVPGQSRYVGGSRINEKEAEAILEWILAYKDYLEALYGRGEKQIYEIIAILTPFVAQKKLINNMLKLSRFAALRGGEKIITAGTVHALQGAERDVVVFSPVCIVRDGNPADFFFNKGKNMLNVAVSRAKNSFLVFGDLNVFKAGDSGLPSRLLGERLFSKPENNLSLWGSSFIKRL
- a CDS encoding GGDEF domain-containing protein — encoded protein: MRVLIATGLEELDGSISGELSSRNIEVAGECYYREGLLSLTKDRGADVVVLSLHLPGQADTVDLVKELRMAGLRVILLPGRRDDKKAVDLARRAVALGVYDIVWDPVSPETVTYRVLNPATLADAGLEPDEAAVGEVEVQGVSGGARREKKDITGLARTILRFLGKSRTSEATICDSEGQIEEAQFQAGRREEELDRKEIDEEYEENACGEGRCELPSSVSEFKDDVPDAFYRDALTGCFTRRYLLERFSPTGFYTVVFIDLDNFKPVNDILGHEMGDGVLAAFGKMLVENLKGRDLAVRWGGDEFVLILPGTARADAEKVVENLRREWKHCAPDTGNLEVGFSTGISEGARDLQATIKEADRLMYAEKRSRKVKEAWEKSHPRELYTPLSTRPARVDWATLKQAVSLAFSITAVVVLVSAVVWGMDWTAQMFGAHAPVLHEAARVVEEFWRTVLAGVL